One genomic region from Neisseria weaveri encodes:
- a CDS encoding uroporphyrinogen-III synthase produces the protein MPTILIVRPPNQTLEDIAVCRQAGWHAVPFSPIVLQPHLETLTALKQHSMNMDAVFWVSPGAIEIAAPYFDFSDGLMHHIAVGQASRRKLEPFCANPVHAPQDGNDSEAVLRLPIWQQLQPRADILIVRGTGGRNYLAENLKKQGFNVHITEVYSRQRQMPDWSVFAQSPPQAAYITSAEAARALFELAPPKLAQPLRTLLYLTHHPRIAETLRTMGVQRIEIVRKLDMQTLTRCTEFL, from the coding sequence ATGCCCACCATTCTGATTGTCCGTCCGCCCAACCAAACTCTCGAAGACATTGCCGTCTGCCGACAAGCCGGCTGGCATGCCGTTCCTTTCAGCCCCATTGTTTTGCAACCGCATCTCGAAACCTTAACCGCACTCAAACAACACAGCATGAATATGGATGCCGTCTTTTGGGTCAGTCCCGGCGCCATAGAAATTGCTGCGCCTTACTTCGATTTTTCAGACGGCCTCATGCACCATATTGCCGTCGGCCAAGCCAGCCGCCGCAAGCTTGAACCATTCTGCGCAAACCCTGTCCACGCACCGCAAGACGGCAACGACAGCGAAGCCGTTTTACGCCTGCCTATTTGGCAGCAACTCCAACCCAGAGCCGATATTCTGATTGTCCGCGGCACAGGCGGCCGTAATTATCTGGCCGAAAATCTGAAAAAACAGGGATTCAACGTCCACATTACCGAAGTCTATTCCCGCCAACGTCAAATGCCCGATTGGTCGGTATTCGCACAAAGTCCGCCGCAAGCCGCTTACATCACGTCCGCAGAAGCCGCACGTGCCTTATTTGAACTCGCGCCGCCAAAATTAGCCCAACCGTTAAGAACCTTGTTATACTTAACCCATCATCCACGCATAGCCGAAACCTTGCGTACTATGGGCGTTCAACGAATCGAGATAGTACGGAAACTGGATATGCAGACTTTAACGCGTTGTACGGAGTTTTTATGA
- a CDS encoding heme biosynthesis HemY N-terminal domain-containing protein, with protein MRGLIWIIVLFAAAVGLAVAAGTYSGNVYIVAEQTMLRINLHAFILGLILSVVALYILIRLIAGILNIPGRLQRLGTKRKGRQASAHLNSAGLAFFEGKFQKAGQEVEKVLGNQEAGDNRILALMLGAHAADQMNDMELRDRYLKDIGILPTKQQLSRYLLLAESALNRRDYPEAESNLIAAAQINPSLTRLVRLQLRYAFDHGNALDVLDKTDKLSKAGALNDYEAAQYQEWAYRRLLALASDPEGMKACMKRIPDNFKAGELCIEIAEKYDRLGMYKQAVKWVKQHYPQNRSTELLEPFMRSLQYLNSNEQKKLLDEADEWLKAHPDDEQLLRHLGEMSYQKQLWGKAQGYLEASLSVKPTVQARLALAKVFDETEQPAKAEEQRMLALEGMVHEEE; from the coding sequence ATGAGAGGCTTGATTTGGATTATTGTCCTGTTTGCAGCGGCCGTCGGCTTGGCCGTAGCGGCAGGCACTTACAGCGGAAACGTTTACATTGTTGCCGAACAGACCATGTTGCGTATCAACCTTCACGCTTTTATTCTGGGTCTGATTCTGTCCGTTGTCGCACTTTATATTCTGATCCGCCTGATTGCCGGCATTCTCAATATCCCCGGCAGACTCCAACGTTTGGGCACCAAACGCAAAGGCCGTCAGGCATCCGCACATTTAAACAGTGCCGGTTTGGCTTTTTTTGAAGGCAAATTCCAAAAAGCCGGCCAAGAAGTCGAAAAAGTATTGGGCAACCAAGAAGCCGGAGACAACCGGATTTTGGCTTTAATGTTGGGAGCGCACGCCGCCGACCAAATGAACGATATGGAATTGCGCGACCGTTATCTGAAAGACATCGGCATTCTTCCGACCAAACAGCAATTGTCGCGCTATCTCTTGCTGGCTGAATCGGCCTTAAACCGCCGCGACTACCCCGAAGCAGAAAGCAACTTGATTGCTGCGGCACAAATCAACCCGAGTCTGACCAGACTGGTCCGCCTTCAACTCCGTTATGCTTTCGATCACGGCAACGCTTTGGATGTTTTGGACAAAACCGACAAGCTGAGCAAAGCCGGCGCTTTAAATGATTACGAAGCCGCACAATACCAAGAATGGGCGTACCGCCGCCTGCTGGCTCTCGCTTCCGACCCCGAAGGAATGAAAGCATGCATGAAGCGGATTCCCGATAACTTCAAAGCCGGTGAATTGTGTATTGAAATCGCAGAAAAATACGACCGCTTGGGCATGTATAAACAGGCTGTAAAGTGGGTGAAACAGCATTATCCGCAAAACCGCAGTACCGAGCTGCTCGAGCCGTTTATGCGCAGTCTCCAATATCTGAACAGCAACGAGCAGAAAAAACTGCTGGACGAAGCCGACGAGTGGCTGAAAGCCCATCCCGACGACGAACAACTGCTGCGCCACTTAGGCGAAATGTCGTATCAGAAACAGTTATGGGGTAAAGCCCAAGGTTATTTGGAAGCCAGTCTTTCGGTGAAACCGACCGTACAGGCACGGCTTGCGCTGGCAAAAGTATTTGATGAAACCGAGCAGCCTGCAAAAGCCGAAGAACAGCGTATGCTGGCTTTAGAAGGCATGGTTCACGAAGAAGAATAA
- the glyA gene encoding serine hydroxymethyltransferase has translation MFSKSITIEKYDPELAAAIADEVQRQQDHIELIASENYVSCAVMEAQGSQLTNKYAEGYPGKRYYGGCEYVDVAEQLAIDRVKQLFGAAYANVQPHSGSQANQAVYASVLKPGDTILGMSLAHGGHLTHGASVNISGKLYNAITYGLDENEVLDYAEVERLALEHKPKMIVAGASAYALEIDWAKFREIADKVGAYLFVDMAHYAGLIAAGEYPNPVPFADFVTTTTHKTLRGPRGGVILCRNEDHAKALNSAIFPSLQGGPLMHVIAAKAVAFKEALQPEFKEYAKQVKINAAAMAEELVKRGLRIISGRTESHVFLVDLRAKNITGKAAEEALGKAHITINKNAIPNDPEKPFVTSGIRVGTAAITTRGFKEAEARELANLVADVLENPEDAATLERVAKAATALCEKLPVYGA, from the coding sequence ATGTTTTCAAAAAGCATCACCATTGAAAAATACGATCCCGAATTAGCTGCCGCCATCGCTGACGAAGTACAGCGCCAGCAAGACCACATCGAGCTGATTGCATCGGAAAACTATGTAAGCTGCGCCGTCATGGAAGCACAAGGCAGCCAGTTGACCAACAAATATGCGGAAGGCTATCCCGGCAAACGTTATTATGGTGGTTGCGAATATGTGGACGTCGCCGAACAACTGGCCATCGACCGCGTAAAACAACTGTTCGGTGCTGCCTATGCCAACGTGCAACCGCATTCCGGTTCTCAAGCCAACCAAGCCGTTTATGCTTCCGTATTGAAACCCGGCGACACCATTTTGGGCATGTCTTTAGCGCACGGCGGCCACCTGACTCACGGCGCGTCAGTCAACATTTCCGGCAAACTGTATAACGCCATCACTTACGGCTTGGACGAAAACGAAGTACTGGATTATGCAGAAGTCGAACGTTTGGCCTTGGAACACAAACCGAAAATGATCGTTGCCGGTGCTTCTGCTTATGCTTTGGAAATCGACTGGGCGAAATTCCGCGAAATCGCCGATAAAGTCGGTGCTTACCTGTTTGTCGACATGGCACACTATGCCGGCTTGATTGCCGCCGGCGAATACCCGAATCCGGTTCCTTTTGCCGACTTCGTTACCACCACAACCCACAAGACCTTGCGCGGCCCGCGCGGCGGCGTGATTTTGTGCCGCAACGAAGACCATGCAAAAGCCCTGAATTCGGCTATTTTCCCAAGCCTGCAAGGCGGTCCTTTAATGCACGTGATTGCGGCCAAAGCCGTAGCATTTAAAGAAGCATTGCAGCCTGAATTCAAAGAATACGCAAAACAAGTGAAAATCAACGCCGCTGCTATGGCTGAAGAGCTGGTAAAACGCGGTTTGCGCATTATTTCCGGCCGTACCGAAAGCCACGTTTTCCTGGTAGACCTGCGCGCGAAAAATATTACCGGCAAAGCTGCGGAAGAAGCCTTAGGCAAAGCACATATCACCATCAACAAAAATGCTATCCCGAACGATCCTGAAAAACCATTTGTCACTTCAGGTATCCGCGTAGGTACGGCAGCCATCACCACCCGCGGTTTCAAAGAAGCCGAGGCACGCGAACTGGCAAATTTAGTGGCCGATGTTTTGGAAAATCCGGAAGATGCAGCTACTTTGGAGCGCGTTGCCAAAGCAGCGACCGCACTGTGTGAAAAACTGCCTGTTTACGGTGCCTAA
- a CDS encoding D-alanyl-D-alanine carboxypeptidase family protein produces the protein MKKHLIALTVSSLIIGSAVASPQPAAPAAAPSTAAAPAPAASQPAISPLQAGVPEIAATAYVIKDVQSGQILAQKELNTQIEPASLTKLMTAYLAFKALDNGTLKPEQMLTVSERGWKAEGSRMFLDVRKPASVSDLLKGLIVQSGNDAAITLAEAIGGSEEGFADLMNAEAKRLGMNQTVFHNSTGLTSDGHLTSVNDLVILAEAIIKDFPKYYPIYSIKSFKYNNIEQPNRNLLLYRDADVDGLKTGHTSSAGYNLVASSKRNGRRVISVVVGTGSTEARAAESSKLLNWALQSFDTPKLYEANQTISQVKVYKGASNAVNVGFIDAAYITLPRGEGKNIKPILETVQPVLAPVHKGQVLGKLKIMNGDKVLAEKEVTALNAVEEAGWFGRLYDGIVLWFKNLFADE, from the coding sequence ATGAAAAAACACCTAATTGCATTAACCGTTAGCTCTTTAATAATCGGCTCGGCCGTTGCCTCCCCCCAACCGGCCGCACCTGCAGCTGCTCCATCTACCGCTGCGGCTCCTGCCCCGGCAGCTTCTCAACCGGCAATTTCACCCCTGCAGGCCGGCGTTCCTGAAATTGCCGCGACGGCTTACGTAATCAAAGACGTTCAAAGCGGCCAGATTCTGGCCCAAAAAGAATTAAACACACAAATCGAACCGGCTTCGCTAACCAAACTGATGACCGCTTATTTGGCTTTTAAAGCACTGGATAACGGCACACTGAAACCCGAACAAATGCTGACCGTTTCTGAGCGTGGTTGGAAAGCTGAAGGTTCACGCATGTTTCTCGATGTCCGCAAACCGGCCAGCGTCAGCGATTTGCTGAAAGGCTTGATCGTACAATCCGGAAACGATGCCGCCATTACATTGGCCGAAGCCATCGGCGGCAGTGAAGAAGGCTTTGCCGACCTAATGAATGCGGAAGCCAAGCGTTTGGGCATGAACCAAACCGTTTTCCATAACAGCACAGGCTTAACTTCAGACGGCCATTTAACCAGTGTCAACGATTTGGTGATTTTGGCCGAAGCCATCATCAAAGATTTCCCCAAATACTATCCCATTTATTCCATCAAATCGTTTAAATACAACAATATCGAACAGCCCAACCGCAACCTGCTGCTTTACCGCGATGCCGATGTCGACGGTCTGAAAACCGGCCATACCAGCAGTGCCGGTTACAATCTGGTTGCCTCCAGCAAACGCAACGGCCGCCGCGTCATCTCCGTTGTGGTCGGAACCGGCAGCACTGAAGCACGCGCAGCCGAAAGCAGCAAACTGTTAAACTGGGCACTCCAGTCTTTCGATACGCCCAAACTTTACGAAGCCAACCAAACCATTTCTCAAGTCAAAGTATATAAAGGTGCATCGAACGCCGTAAACGTCGGCTTTATTGATGCGGCCTATATCACTTTGCCACGCGGAGAGGGCAAAAACATCAAGCCGATTTTAGAAACCGTTCAGCCTGTTTTAGCACCGGTTCATAAAGGTCAGGTATTGGGTAAACTCAAAATCATGAACGGCGATAAAGTATTGGCTGAAAAAGAAGTCACGGCTCTGAATGCCGTTGAAGAAGCCGGTTGGTTCGGACGTTTGTACGACGGCATCGTGCTTTGGTTTAAGAATCTGTTTGCAGACGAATAA
- the hemC gene encoding hydroxymethylbilane synthase codes for MTTPKQLVIASRESALAMWQAEHIKSRLQTLYPECKIEILGMTTRGDQILDKTLSKIGGKGLFIKELEQALQDGRADLAVHSIKDVPMILPEGFTLAAISERANPFDAFVSNQYHNLDELPQGAVVGTSSLRREAQLRARYPHLNIRPLRGNVQTRLSKLDNGEYDAVILAAAGLQRLGLEKRIRVILSPFDSLPAAGQGALGIEIASHRLDLLETLNPLNHAVTNACVTAERALARALDGSCQVPLAAYCTEEQGMLTLRGLVGHPDGSVILQAQAQAPIAYADALGRAVAKKLIDDGAMEVIQAVLNEQ; via the coding sequence ATGACGACACCGAAACAACTCGTTATTGCCAGTCGTGAAAGCGCATTGGCAATGTGGCAGGCCGAACATATCAAAAGCCGTCTGCAAACCCTTTACCCCGAATGCAAAATCGAAATTCTGGGCATGACCACGCGCGGCGACCAGATTTTGGATAAAACCTTGTCGAAAATCGGCGGCAAGGGTCTGTTTATCAAAGAACTGGAACAAGCCCTGCAGGACGGGCGTGCCGACTTGGCCGTCCATTCCATCAAAGACGTACCGATGATTCTGCCCGAAGGATTTACTTTGGCGGCCATCAGCGAACGCGCCAACCCGTTTGACGCGTTTGTTTCCAATCAATACCACAACTTGGACGAACTGCCGCAAGGCGCGGTAGTCGGTACATCCAGCCTGCGCCGCGAAGCCCAACTGCGTGCACGTTACCCCCATTTGAACATCCGTCCGCTGCGCGGCAATGTGCAAACCCGTCTGTCCAAACTGGATAACGGCGAATATGATGCCGTTATTTTGGCGGCCGCCGGTTTGCAGCGGCTGGGATTAGAAAAGCGGATACGCGTGATTTTATCGCCGTTCGACAGCCTGCCGGCCGCCGGTCAAGGCGCGTTGGGCATCGAAATCGCTTCCCACAGACTGGATTTGCTGGAAACGCTCAATCCGCTCAACCACGCCGTTACCAATGCCTGCGTTACTGCCGAACGTGCGTTGGCACGTGCGTTGGACGGCAGCTGCCAAGTGCCGCTTGCCGCTTACTGCACCGAAGAACAAGGCATGTTGACCTTACGCGGCTTGGTCGGCCACCCCGACGGCTCCGTTATCCTGCAAGCACAAGCACAAGCCCCGATTGCCTACGCCGACGCTTTAGGGCGCGCCGTTGCCAAAAAGCTGATTGACGACGGCGCTATGGAAGTCATCCAAGCCGTATTGAACGAACAATAA
- the ilvA gene encoding threonine ammonia-lyase, biosynthetic, translating into MNVKPYSDYLIRTLTASVYDVAVETPLDTARILSRRVNNNVLLKREDLQPVFSFKIRGAYNKMAKLPKELLEKGVITASAGNHAQGVALSAQKLGCKATIVMPKTTPKIKVDAVRNRGAEVVLEGVSFNDAYDHAMKLVAESGLTYIAPFDDPDVIAGQGTVALEILRQNPADIDAVFVPIGGGGLAAGVAAFLKQVRPEVKVIGVQTDDSCAMKVSIEQGKRVELKDVGLFSDGTAVKLVGEETFRICRDLLDEIITVDTDAICGAIKDIFDDTRSITEPAGALALAGLKAYISRNGVEGQTLIAVTSGANMNFHRLRHVSERSELSEGNEGILAVSIPERPGSFLAFVNALGNRNITEFNYRYGDDEVAHIFVGVQTAGARDLVDIREKLTEAGLPNADLTNDEVAKIHIRYMVGGRSHKVQNERLVSFEFPERPGALARFLSHMQTDWNITLFHYRNHGADYGRTLVGIDVPPQDDAAFAEFLENLGYVHQDETDNQAYKLFLG; encoded by the coding sequence ATGAACGTCAAACCTTATTCCGACTACCTGATCCGTACTTTGACTGCTTCCGTTTATGATGTTGCCGTAGAAACGCCTTTGGACACGGCGCGGATTTTGTCGCGCCGTGTGAACAATAATGTGTTATTGAAGCGTGAAGATCTGCAGCCGGTATTTTCTTTTAAGATTCGCGGTGCTTACAACAAGATGGCCAAGCTGCCTAAAGAATTGTTGGAAAAAGGAGTGATTACGGCCAGCGCGGGCAATCATGCGCAGGGCGTTGCTTTGTCTGCGCAAAAATTAGGTTGCAAAGCAACGATTGTTATGCCGAAAACCACTCCGAAAATCAAAGTGGATGCGGTTAGAAACCGTGGTGCGGAAGTGGTGTTGGAGGGGGTGTCTTTCAACGATGCTTACGACCATGCTATGAAGTTGGTTGCCGAGAGCGGGCTGACTTATATTGCGCCGTTTGACGATCCTGATGTGATTGCCGGGCAGGGTACGGTTGCGTTGGAGATTTTGCGGCAAAACCCTGCCGATATCGATGCGGTGTTTGTGCCGATCGGCGGCGGCGGTTTGGCTGCGGGCGTAGCGGCTTTTTTGAAGCAGGTTCGTCCGGAAGTGAAAGTAATCGGCGTTCAAACAGACGACTCTTGTGCCATGAAGGTGTCGATTGAGCAAGGTAAACGGGTGGAGTTGAAAGATGTCGGGCTGTTTTCAGACGGCACGGCAGTTAAGCTGGTAGGAGAAGAAACTTTCCGTATTTGCCGAGATTTGTTGGATGAGATTATTACGGTCGATACCGATGCGATTTGTGGTGCGATTAAAGATATTTTCGATGATACACGCAGCATTACCGAACCTGCCGGAGCTTTGGCATTGGCCGGTTTGAAGGCTTATATTTCCCGAAACGGCGTGGAGGGGCAGACCTTGATTGCGGTTACCAGCGGTGCCAATATGAATTTCCACCGTTTGCGCCATGTGTCCGAACGGAGTGAATTGAGTGAAGGTAATGAAGGTATTTTGGCGGTATCGATTCCGGAACGTCCGGGCAGCTTCCTGGCGTTTGTGAATGCGTTGGGCAACCGCAATATTACGGAATTCAATTACCGTTATGGTGATGACGAAGTTGCCCATATTTTTGTCGGTGTGCAAACCGCCGGTGCGCGTGATTTGGTCGATATCCGTGAAAAACTGACCGAGGCAGGCCTGCCCAACGCAGATCTGACCAATGACGAGGTAGCGAAAATCCACATCCGTTATATGGTCGGCGGACGTTCGCATAAGGTGCAAAATGAACGTCTGGTAAGCTTTGAGTTTCCGGAAAGACCGGGGGCATTGGCACGTTTTTTAAGCCATATGCAGACGGATTGGAATATTACTTTGTTCCATTACCGCAATCATGGCGCCGATTACGGTCGAACGCTGGTGGGCATTGATGTTCCGCCTCAAGATGATGCGGCTTTTGCCGAGTTTTTGGAAAACTTGGGTTATGTTCATCAAGATGAAACGGATAACCAAGCGTATAAATTGTTCTTGGGTTAA
- a CDS encoding nitroreductase family protein, whose product MKSAVETIKNHRTYRHFKENIQLPAEDLQTIIDCARQAPSWMNGQHYTILNISSPELRQQIAEQQPANPQIATCSTYLIFIADLHRADLSGQAYNGTFTAAGDPDSLITAVTDTALAAQNAVIAAESLGYATCYTGGIRNIAPELVELLKLPKNTFPIVGLCIGVPDIEMNLKPRLPEEAVYAENRYPDDQIISDGLAQYEQTMTAFGEAREKFPFREKFARYYSNTYAPRNHALLPKQGWLCTDWNTEKPQQD is encoded by the coding sequence ATGAAAAGCGCTGTCGAAACCATCAAAAACCACCGCACCTACCGTCATTTCAAAGAAAACATCCAATTACCCGCAGAAGACCTGCAAACCATCATCGATTGCGCCCGTCAGGCTCCGTCTTGGATGAACGGCCAACACTATACGATTTTAAATATCAGCTCCCCCGAACTGCGCCAGCAAATTGCAGAACAGCAACCTGCCAACCCTCAAATTGCCACATGCAGCACCTATCTGATTTTTATCGCCGACTTACACCGCGCCGATTTATCCGGCCAAGCCTACAACGGCACGTTTACCGCAGCCGGCGATCCCGACAGCCTGATTACGGCGGTAACCGACACGGCGCTTGCCGCACAAAACGCCGTTATCGCTGCCGAAAGCTTGGGATACGCCACCTGTTATACAGGCGGCATCCGCAACATCGCACCGGAATTGGTCGAGCTGCTGAAGCTGCCGAAAAACACTTTCCCTATCGTCGGCCTGTGCATCGGCGTGCCCGATATTGAAATGAACCTCAAACCGCGCCTGCCCGAAGAAGCGGTTTATGCGGAAAACCGTTATCCCGACGACCAAATTATTTCAGACGGCCTCGCACAATATGAGCAAACCATGACCGCTTTCGGCGAAGCACGTGAAAAATTCCCGTTCCGTGAAAAATTTGCCCGTTATTACAGCAATACCTACGCACCGCGCAACCACGCCCTGCTGCCGAAGCAAGGCTGGCTGTGCACGGATTGGAATACAGAAAAACCGCAGCAGGATTAA
- the hemA gene encoding glutamyl-tRNA reductase — protein MQLTVIGLNHQTAPLSIREKLAFAAAGLPEAVQALSSLDAVREAVILSTCNRTELYCFGDSETIIEWWAKHHHLSVEEISPYLYIYGNRETVRHAFRVSCGLDSMVLGEPQILGQLKDAVRTSQEQQSLGSSLNALFQKTFSVAKEVRSGTAVGENSVSMAAASVKMAEQIFPNIQDLNILFIGAGEMIELVATYFAAKHPKLMTVANRSLPRAQELCEKLGVQAEPQLLSALPDILHEYDVVISSTASELPLVGKGMVERALKLRQNMPVFMLDLAVPRDIEAEVAELDDAFLYTVDDMARIVQSSQEARKKAAAEAEEIVNRKVEEFLEWQQSRESVPLIRALRDEGERARLYVLENAMKQLAKGTPPEEVLERLSVQLTNKLLHSPTRTLNKASAQDSNLIDAVTQIYHLDNSK, from the coding sequence ATGCAACTTACCGTTATCGGACTCAACCATCAAACCGCCCCTTTAAGCATCCGCGAAAAACTCGCTTTTGCCGCTGCCGGGTTGCCCGAAGCAGTGCAGGCCTTGTCGTCTCTTGATGCCGTCCGCGAAGCCGTTATTCTTTCCACCTGTAACCGTACCGAACTCTATTGCTTTGGCGACAGCGAAACCATTATCGAATGGTGGGCGAAACACCATCATTTGTCCGTAGAAGAAATCAGTCCGTATCTCTATATTTACGGCAACCGCGAAACCGTCCGCCACGCTTTCCGTGTATCTTGCGGTTTAGACTCCATGGTCTTGGGCGAACCCCAAATTCTCGGCCAGCTCAAAGATGCCGTACGCACTTCCCAAGAGCAGCAAAGTCTCGGCTCCTCTCTCAATGCCCTATTTCAAAAAACCTTTTCCGTTGCCAAAGAAGTCCGCAGCGGCACGGCCGTAGGCGAAAATTCGGTATCCATGGCCGCCGCTTCCGTTAAAATGGCGGAACAGATTTTTCCCAACATCCAAGACCTGAATATTCTCTTTATCGGCGCAGGTGAAATGATTGAATTGGTGGCCACTTATTTTGCCGCCAAACACCCCAAATTGATGACCGTAGCCAACCGCTCCCTGCCGCGCGCCCAAGAACTGTGCGAAAAATTAGGCGTGCAGGCCGAGCCGCAACTGCTGTCCGCCCTGCCCGACATTTTGCATGAATACGATGTTGTGATTTCTTCCACCGCCAGCGAATTGCCTTTAGTCGGCAAAGGCATGGTTGAACGCGCCTTGAAGCTGCGTCAAAACATGCCTGTGTTTATGCTTGATCTGGCTGTTCCTCGAGACATCGAAGCCGAAGTTGCCGAGCTTGACGATGCCTTCCTATACACGGTCGACGATATGGCACGCATTGTTCAAAGCAGCCAAGAAGCGCGGAAAAAAGCAGCGGCCGAAGCGGAAGAAATCGTCAACCGCAAAGTAGAAGAGTTTTTAGAATGGCAGCAAAGCCGCGAAAGCGTCCCCCTAATCCGTGCTTTGCGCGATGAAGGCGAACGCGCACGACTGTATGTTCTGGAAAATGCCATGAAACAATTGGCTAAAGGCACACCGCCGGAAGAAGTGCTTGAACGCCTTTCCGTACAGTTAACCAATAAGCTCCTGCACTCTCCAACGCGCACGCTCAATAAAGCTTCCGCCCAAGACAGCAATCTGATTGATGCGGTTACCCAAATCTATCATTTGGACAATTCCAAATAA
- a CDS encoding uroporphyrinogen-III C-methyltransferase, which yields MSKPENTLSENGQDTTPSTPIITVSSDGTAHTAAEPEKTTEQPVRTQPENKPADKPQQGSPRSTPAIEKPMTEKHNVPTNAPVVIKQSSGKGLAAGALVLAILGLGASGFLFVQGQNTLKTQELAFNQRLDKAALGESQNASLLQDTLRKNAEIESTLSQLSTASKLQADQISATRKAYGELLKSRTNWAVDEAEVMLNLASQQLLLSGNVSAAVIALENIENRLSRFDQPELLPIKQAISNDLTGLKNRPYLDISGTSLRLDRLETAVAGLPLVVDATLNPGKQAVQENAAAANLPWWEAAWNKALSSLKGMVELRRLDNNDAMLIAPEQIYFIRENLRLRLLDARTALMQHNGEVYQSDLNSVEASVKQYFDLRSPATQSWLKELAELKTLNVHMISDDALKASQTAVRTYQDTVRTSQTAPAAIAPDAASSEAASAAVPANTPASEPVPAATTAAPAQTDKPAEPADNKPASEPAVKGETA from the coding sequence ATGAGCAAACCCGAAAACACCCTGTCCGAAAACGGCCAGGACACTACGCCATCTACACCCATCATTACCGTATCTTCAGACGGCACAGCACACACAGCGGCAGAACCGGAAAAAACGACTGAACAGCCCGTCCGCACACAGCCGGAAAACAAACCTGCCGACAAACCCCAACAGGGTTCCCCCCGATCCACTCCAGCAATAGAAAAACCCATGACTGAAAAACACAACGTCCCCACCAATGCTCCGGTAGTCATCAAACAATCATCAGGCAAAGGCCTGGCGGCCGGTGCTTTGGTTTTGGCTATTTTAGGCCTGGGCGCCAGCGGCTTCTTATTTGTTCAAGGGCAAAATACCTTGAAAACTCAAGAGCTGGCATTCAACCAACGTTTGGATAAGGCCGCGTTAGGCGAATCGCAAAACGCTTCGCTACTGCAGGACACCCTGCGTAAAAACGCCGAAATAGAAAGCACCTTGTCGCAACTTTCCACTGCAAGCAAGCTTCAGGCCGACCAAATTTCCGCCACCCGAAAAGCCTACGGCGAACTGCTCAAAAGCCGCACCAATTGGGCGGTTGACGAAGCCGAAGTAATGCTGAATCTGGCTTCGCAGCAACTGCTCCTGTCGGGCAACGTATCCGCCGCGGTTATCGCTTTGGAAAACATCGAAAACCGCTTAAGCCGCTTCGACCAACCCGAGCTGCTGCCGATCAAGCAAGCCATCAGCAACGACTTAACCGGACTGAAAAACCGTCCTTATCTGGATATTTCCGGCACATCTTTACGTCTCGACCGTTTGGAAACTGCAGTCGCCGGTCTGCCGCTGGTTGTCGATGCCACACTGAATCCGGGTAAACAAGCCGTTCAGGAAAACGCTGCCGCCGCCAATCTGCCTTGGTGGGAGGCCGCTTGGAACAAAGCTTTGTCTTCCCTCAAAGGCATGGTCGAATTGCGCCGTTTGGACAATAACGATGCCATGCTGATTGCGCCCGAACAGATTTACTTTATCCGCGAAAACCTGCGGCTCAGACTGCTGGATGCACGTACCGCACTGATGCAGCACAACGGCGAAGTGTATCAAAGCGACTTGAACAGCGTTGAAGCAAGCGTCAAACAATATTTCGATCTGCGTTCGCCCGCCACCCAATCATGGCTGAAAGAATTGGCGGAGTTGAAAACCTTAAACGTCCACATGATTTCCGATGATGCCTTAAAAGCATCGCAAACCGCCGTGCGTACGTATCAAGACACGGTAAGAACCTCGCAAACGGCCCCTGCCGCCATTGCACCTGATGCAGCCTCATCAGAAGCAGCTTCTGCTGCAGTTCCGGCAAATACGCCCGCATCCGAACCCGTACCGGCAGCAACAACCGCCGCCCCTGCACAAACCGACAAACCGGCCGAACCAGCCGATAACAAACCGGCATCGGAACCTGCCGTGAAAGGGGAAACCGCATGA
- a CDS encoding YdcH family protein — translation MFPEYRELISKLKQEDAHFARLFDEHNELDDKITGLTNNPVTSGLDEIEELKKQKLHLKDQLYVLLKKAEAEGK, via the coding sequence ATGTTCCCAGAATACCGCGAATTAATTTCAAAATTAAAGCAGGAAGACGCACACTTCGCCCGTTTGTTTGACGAGCACAACGAATTGGACGACAAAATTACCGGTTTGACCAACAACCCGGTAACCAGCGGTTTGGATGAAATCGAAGAATTGAAAAAACAAAAACTGCACCTGAAAGATCAGTTGTACGTATTGTTGAAAAAAGCAGAAGCCGAAGGCAAATAA